A single region of the Pseudalkalibacillus berkeleyi genome encodes:
- a CDS encoding deoxyribonuclease IV — translation MLKLGSHVSMSGKKMLLGASEEAASYGATTFMVYTGAPQNTRRKAIEELNIENGMAHMKENGIEEIVVHAPYIINIGNTTKPATFQLGVDFLTSEIQRTDAIGAKQIVLHPGAHVGAGAEAGIKKIIEGLNEVLTADQNVQIALETMAGKGSECGRTFEELAAIIDGVKHNDKLSVCFDTCHTHDAGYDLVNDFDGVLNEFDKIVGLDRLKVLHINDSKNERGAAKDRHENIGFGKIGFKTLNYVIHHPQLKEIPKILETPYVGEDKKDRKPPYKFEIEMLKQKEFDENVLEKIMQA, via the coding sequence ATGTTGAAACTAGGATCTCACGTATCAATGAGTGGCAAAAAAATGTTGCTAGGCGCAAGTGAGGAAGCTGCCTCATATGGTGCAACAACATTTATGGTCTATACCGGTGCGCCACAAAACACTCGTCGAAAAGCGATTGAAGAACTTAATATCGAGAATGGAATGGCTCATATGAAAGAAAACGGTATTGAGGAAATCGTTGTTCATGCTCCGTATATCATCAATATTGGCAATACGACGAAGCCAGCGACATTTCAACTCGGAGTGGATTTTCTGACATCTGAAATACAACGAACAGACGCAATTGGTGCAAAGCAAATCGTATTACATCCAGGCGCACATGTTGGAGCTGGTGCAGAAGCAGGAATCAAAAAGATCATTGAAGGATTAAATGAAGTGCTAACAGCGGATCAAAATGTTCAAATTGCACTAGAAACTATGGCTGGTAAAGGTTCTGAATGTGGTAGAACTTTCGAAGAATTAGCTGCAATTATTGATGGGGTCAAGCACAATGATAAATTATCCGTTTGTTTTGATACTTGTCATACACATGATGCTGGTTATGATTTAGTAAACGATTTTGACGGCGTGTTAAATGAATTTGATAAGATCGTCGGTTTAGATCGCCTTAAAGTATTACACATCAATGATAGTAAAAATGAAAGAGGCGCTGCTAAAGACCGGCATGAGAATATTGGTTTTGGAAAGATTGGATTTAAAACTTTAAACTATGTTATCCATCATCCACAGTTAAAGGAAATCCCTAAGATTCTCGAAACCCCATATGTAGGTGAGGATAAGAAAGATAGAAAACCTCCATACAAATTTGAGATTGAAATGTTAAAGCAAAAAGAATTTGATGAGAATGTACTCGAAAAAATTATGCAAGCTTAA
- a CDS encoding DEAD/DEAH box helicase: MDKNVFEQRFQLKPFLFEAIRRQAFDRPTDIQERLIPSIIKGNDVIGQSQTGSGKTLAFLLPILEKINPDVKKVQAVITAPTRELARQVYDEAQKLVEESNIVVKTVVGGTDRKRMVDQLKNEPHIIIGTPGRIKDLVVQEGISIFSASMLVVDEADQMLDMGFIEDVDQIASRMAHQLQMMVFSATIPENLEPFLRKYMNNPKHVHVKPEEIAPGEIEHFAIPLKSRDRIQLTIEVAKKYNPYLAIIFANTKKDADELADKMMAEGLNVDKLHGDLPPRTRKSVMKRVANAECQYLVATDLAARGIDVKGISHVIHYQIPTDLDYYIHRSGRTGRAGMSGIAAVLYERDEMDKLEKLQKKGITFNHQELKGDEWVQVNVQRPKPKKKAEKDTTSFSTPKPKKVKPGYKKKFQFKQKQENKFNRRKKK, encoded by the coding sequence ATGGATAAGAATGTATTTGAACAACGGTTTCAACTAAAACCGTTTTTATTTGAAGCGATAAGAAGACAGGCGTTTGATCGGCCAACAGATATTCAAGAGCGGTTAATTCCAAGTATTATTAAAGGAAATGACGTTATTGGTCAATCTCAAACCGGATCTGGTAAGACGTTAGCTTTTCTTCTGCCTATACTTGAAAAGATTAATCCGGATGTCAAAAAGGTACAAGCAGTCATTACAGCACCAACACGTGAACTAGCAAGGCAAGTATATGACGAAGCGCAAAAGCTAGTAGAAGAATCTAATATCGTCGTGAAGACTGTAGTTGGTGGAACAGATCGTAAAAGAATGGTTGATCAATTGAAGAATGAACCACATATCATTATTGGAACGCCAGGAAGAATTAAAGATTTAGTCGTGCAAGAAGGTATTTCGATTTTCAGTGCAAGCATGCTTGTTGTTGATGAAGCAGACCAAATGCTAGATATGGGATTCATTGAGGATGTCGATCAAATCGCATCTAGAATGGCGCATCAGTTACAGATGATGGTTTTCTCGGCTACAATTCCAGAAAATCTCGAACCTTTTTTACGTAAATATATGAACAATCCTAAACATGTACACGTAAAACCTGAGGAAATTGCACCAGGTGAAATCGAACATTTTGCTATTCCTTTAAAAAGTCGAGATAGAATTCAACTGACGATTGAAGTTGCAAAAAAATATAACCCTTACTTAGCGATTATTTTCGCTAATACTAAAAAAGATGCCGATGAATTAGCAGATAAAATGATGGCTGAAGGCTTGAATGTCGATAAATTACACGGTGATCTCCCGCCGAGAACGAGAAAAAGTGTAATGAAACGTGTCGCAAACGCAGAATGTCAATATCTCGTAGCAACTGACCTCGCAGCTCGAGGGATCGATGTAAAAGGAATCAGTCATGTTATTCATTATCAAATTCCTACCGATTTAGATTACTATATCCATCGTTCGGGAAGAACTGGTCGTGCAGGTATGAGCGGTATTGCTGCAGTTTTATATGAAAGAGACGAAATGGACAAGTTAGAGAAGCTTCAAAAGAAGGGCATAACTTTTAACCACCAGGAATTGAAGGGTGACGAGTGGGTACAGGTGAATGTTCAACGTCCTAAACCAAAGAAGAAGGCTGAAAAAGATACAACAAGCTTCTCAACACCTAAACCGAAGAAAGTTAAACCAGGCTATAAGAAGAAGTTCCAATTTAAACAAAAACAAGAAAATAAATTCAACAGAAGAAAAAAGAAATAG
- a CDS encoding YqfQ family protein, which yields MYRMPPGFGPQSMGPISQFGQMMPFRGGFPAARSAGFLSRFLSPNPGAGGGLNLIGMVENVQKVMKMADTVRPMIQQYGPMIKNFPSMLQLLKEYQNYSSDSSSDEESETETQPEQKKSSTTSGKKSSSSGTTTSGKKTSTSGKKKSTAGKKTSKASSGSQKSSTSGKTMIKKTTMKKNVPKVKQISSGPSDQRNSVPKLYI from the coding sequence ATGTACCGTATGCCTCCCGGTTTCGGTCCCCAAAGTATGGGACCCATTTCGCAATTCGGTCAAATGATGCCTTTTAGAGGGGGATTTCCCGCTGCTCGTTCAGCAGGTTTTTTGAGTCGATTTCTTTCACCAAATCCCGGTGCTGGTGGAGGACTCAACCTCATAGGTATGGTTGAAAATGTGCAAAAAGTCATGAAAATGGCGGATACTGTAAGACCGATGATTCAACAATATGGACCCATGATCAAAAACTTCCCATCCATGTTGCAACTACTAAAAGAATATCAAAACTATTCTTCAGATTCTAGTTCTGACGAAGAATCTGAAACAGAAACTCAACCAGAGCAAAAAAAATCATCAACGACAAGCGGGAAGAAAAGCTCTTCCAGTGGAACGACCACTTCTGGTAAGAAAACATCTACATCTGGAAAGAAGAAGTCCACGGCCGGTAAGAAGACATCGAAGGCCTCTTCTGGAAGTCAAAAATCTTCTACTAGTGGAAAAACCATGATAAAGAAAACGACGATGAAAAAGAATGTTCCGAAAGTAAAGCAAATCAGCTCTGGTCCAAGTGATCAACGCAACTCTGTACCTAAACTTTACATCTAA
- a CDS encoding 4-hydroxy-3-methylbut-2-enyl diphosphate reductase, producing MKVMKVSPRGYCYGVVDAMVIARQAASNPDVPRPIYILGMIVHNKHVTDAFEEEGIITLDGPNRLEILKQVNEGTVIFTAHGVSPEVRRVAKEKGLHTIDATCPDVTVTHDLILEKKEQGYHVAYIGKKGHPEPEGAIGIAPDIVHLIETEEDVSNLDIQADHILITNQTTMSQWDVQHLITKIQEKYPQAEVHEEICKATQVRQEAVAVQAVDADLLLVVGDPRSNNSNRLAQVSWEIAGTPSHRIADVSEIQLEWLEGIETVAVTAGASTPTPITKEVVLFLDQYDPNDESTWKRERKVKLNKILPKVKMAKK from the coding sequence ATGAAGGTAATGAAGGTTTCACCGCGCGGTTATTGTTATGGCGTTGTCGACGCGATGGTGATCGCGAGGCAAGCTGCAAGTAATCCAGATGTACCTAGACCAATCTACATTCTCGGTATGATTGTTCATAATAAACATGTTACAGATGCATTTGAAGAAGAAGGCATTATTACACTTGATGGACCTAACCGTTTAGAGATTTTAAAGCAAGTAAATGAAGGTACCGTAATTTTCACTGCACATGGTGTCTCTCCTGAAGTTAGAAGAGTTGCTAAAGAAAAAGGGCTTCACACAATCGATGCAACGTGCCCTGACGTCACAGTGACTCATGATTTGATTTTGGAGAAGAAAGAACAAGGCTACCATGTTGCCTATATTGGAAAAAAAGGTCATCCCGAGCCAGAAGGCGCAATTGGGATTGCACCAGATATCGTTCATCTTATCGAGACTGAAGAGGACGTTTCGAATTTAGATATCCAAGCTGATCATATACTGATTACAAACCAGACGACGATGAGTCAATGGGATGTGCAGCATTTAATTACAAAAATTCAAGAAAAGTATCCACAAGCAGAAGTCCATGAAGAAATTTGCAAAGCAACACAAGTACGACAGGAAGCTGTTGCCGTGCAAGCTGTTGATGCTGACTTACTACTAGTGGTAGGAGATCCAAGGAGTAATAACTCTAATCGACTCGCTCAAGTTTCATGGGAGATTGCAGGTACACCCTCTCACCGAATCGCTGATGTATCTGAAATACAGCTTGAATGGTTGGAAGGCATTGAAACAGTAGCTGTTACCGCGGGTGCGTCTACACCTACACCGATTACGAAAGAAGTCGTACTGTTCCTTGACCAATATGACCCGAACGATGAGTCAACATGGAAGAGAGAACGTAAGGTGAAATTGAATAAGATATTGCCTAAAGTTAAAATGGCAAAGAAATAA
- a CDS encoding Nif3-like dinuclear metal center hexameric protein, with the protein MSNKFVHVQEVIQRIDQLAPKWMAEDWDPIGLQVGSLQKRIKKIMVTLDVIEPVIDEAIREGVDLIFAHHPLIFKPLKKINPDTSYGRTIQKLLKHDITLYAAHTNLDVAVGGVNDLLADKIGMTNTEVLVNRVEDQLKKLVVFVPETHADTVRNALGDAGAGFIGNYSHCSFNTPGTGTFLPNEGTNPHIGEQGTMEYVNEVKIETIFPMSIEKDVMSAMQKSHPYEEVAYDILKLDNKGKTFGIGRIGKPKDDVTVGELAKQLKETFNLQGLRVVGDLDKKVEKIAVSGGEGNDFISNAMFKGADVYISGDIKYHFAHEAWMEGMAIIDAGHNIEKVMIDGVGSILSDWLKSKNSDTEVYLSKAETDPFTFL; encoded by the coding sequence GTGAGTAACAAATTTGTTCATGTACAGGAAGTCATTCAGCGAATTGATCAATTAGCGCCTAAGTGGATGGCTGAAGATTGGGATCCGATAGGACTACAAGTGGGTTCATTACAAAAACGCATCAAAAAAATTATGGTAACGTTAGATGTCATTGAACCTGTAATAGACGAAGCGATTCGAGAGGGTGTTGATTTAATCTTTGCTCATCATCCTTTAATCTTTAAACCGTTAAAGAAAATTAATCCTGATACGTCTTACGGCAGGACGATTCAAAAATTGTTGAAACATGATATTACGTTGTACGCTGCGCACACTAACCTCGATGTTGCAGTGGGGGGGGTGAATGATTTATTAGCTGATAAAATAGGAATGACAAATACGGAAGTGCTTGTGAATCGAGTCGAAGATCAATTGAAAAAGCTTGTCGTATTTGTTCCGGAGACACATGCCGATACAGTTAGAAATGCACTTGGTGATGCAGGTGCTGGTTTTATCGGAAACTATAGTCATTGTTCATTCAATACACCTGGAACGGGTACATTTTTACCTAATGAAGGGACGAATCCTCATATCGGTGAACAGGGAACAATGGAGTACGTGAACGAAGTGAAAATTGAAACGATATTTCCTATGAGCATTGAAAAAGATGTGATGTCAGCCATGCAGAAATCTCATCCATATGAAGAAGTAGCGTATGATATTCTTAAGCTTGATAACAAGGGCAAAACATTTGGAATTGGACGAATAGGAAAGCCAAAAGACGATGTAACTGTAGGAGAACTTGCTAAACAACTTAAAGAAACATTCAATCTGCAAGGATTAAGAGTCGTCGGAGATCTGGATAAGAAAGTTGAGAAAATCGCTGTTTCAGGTGGTGAAGGAAACGACTTTATCAGTAATGCTATGTTTAAAGGTGCAGATGTCTATATTAGTGGTGACATAAAGTATCACTTTGCGCATGAAGCATGGATGGAAGGTATGGCGATTATTGATGCAGGTCATAACATTGAAAAGGTTATGATTGATGGGGTCGGATCCATTTTGTCTGATTGGCTTAAATCAAAAAACTCGGATACAGAGGTGTACCTTTCGAAGGCTGAAACGGACCCATTTACATTTTTGTAA
- a CDS encoding tRNA (adenine(22)-N(1))-methyltransferase, with translation MIVLSERLKKVTTYIPIESVIADIGSDHAYLPCYAVQNGLIKSAIAGEVNQGPFDSALSQVKALRLENQIEVRLGDGLEVVSPNEVNVVVIAGMGGQLISNILNRGKARLEEVHRLILQPNMGAKFIREWLEANGWALITESILEEDEKIYEILVAERTETTNPLSDAERLLGPFLMREKNETFIKKWEREQMNWKRIVNQLEQANPSEEIIDRKRDVLKKIQIVSEALK, from the coding sequence ATGATAGTACTGTCAGAACGATTAAAGAAAGTAACAACATACATACCGATTGAATCAGTAATAGCAGATATAGGATCTGATCATGCCTACCTTCCTTGCTATGCTGTCCAAAATGGACTAATTAAGTCCGCTATTGCGGGTGAAGTAAATCAAGGACCATTTGATTCAGCCTTATCACAAGTGAAAGCACTTCGGTTAGAAAATCAAATCGAAGTAAGGTTGGGGGATGGGCTAGAGGTCGTATCTCCAAATGAAGTCAATGTGGTTGTCATTGCGGGTATGGGTGGTCAACTAATCAGTAATATTCTAAATCGTGGAAAAGCAAGATTAGAAGAGGTACACCGTCTCATCTTGCAACCCAATATGGGGGCGAAGTTTATCCGAGAGTGGTTAGAAGCAAACGGATGGGCACTCATAACAGAATCAATTTTAGAAGAAGATGAGAAGATTTATGAGATACTTGTTGCGGAACGGACTGAAACAACTAACCCATTAAGCGATGCAGAACGCTTGCTTGGCCCATTTCTCATGCGTGAAAAGAATGAAACATTCATAAAGAAATGGGAGAGGGAGCAAATGAATTGGAAGCGAATCGTTAATCAGCTTGAACAAGCGAATCCTTCCGAGGAAATTATTGATAGGAAAAGGGATGTTTTAAAGAAAATTCAAATTGTATCGGAGGCGTTAAAGTGA
- the cccA gene encoding cytochrome c550 — MKRNPLIPFAITAVVGIAIMLVMSAVGVNEAKEKASGGGETKSGEEIVQQSCTSCHGQNLEGNVGPALTDAGSKFKPDEIVDIVQNGKGQMPAQGLSAEEAQKVAEFLVGGGEEGKEKKKEH, encoded by the coding sequence ATGAAAAGAAATCCATTGATTCCATTCGCCATTACTGCTGTTGTCGGTATTGCCATTATGCTAGTTATGTCTGCAGTAGGCGTTAACGAAGCGAAAGAAAAAGCATCTGGCGGAGGCGAAACGAAGTCAGGTGAGGAGATCGTTCAACAAAGCTGTACATCTTGTCACGGGCAAAACCTAGAAGGTAACGTTGGTCCAGCTTTAACAGATGCTGGTTCAAAGTTTAAACCAGATGAGATTGTTGATATTGTCCAAAATGGTAAAGGACAAATGCCAGCCCAAGGATTAAGTGCAGAAGAAGCACAAAAAGTTGCTGAATTCTTAGTTGGCGGCGGAGAAGAAGGTAAAGAAAAGAAGAAAGAGCACTAA
- a CDS encoding AMP-binding protein: MYLTQTIGQLLKEKSEKIPSQEAVVYSKEGIRHTYESFYNLTGQVAKSLMAMGVQKGDHIAAWSTNRFEWLLLQFGSARMGAVLVTVNTNYQQSELEYLLKQSDTTTLFMMDRFRDSSYVEIVRSIIGETKSDGKVESDILPNLKQLVFMEEGSADGFLEWEHFLTLGENISDEELSIRESKLDVHDVINMQYTSGTTGFPKGVMLTHYNIVNNAFQVANAMNLSEEDRLCIPVPFFHCFGCVLGTMAAVSVGATMVPIVQFDPELVLWTVEKEQCTGLHGVPTMFISELNHESFDDYDLSTLRTGIMAGSPCPIEVMKKVINLMGMDEITIAYGQTESSPVITQTRTDDPLERRVETVGKKHPIAEVKIVDPVTNDEVEAGVQGELCTRGYLVMKGYYNMPEATSKAIDSEGWLHTGDLATMDEEGYVKITGRLKDMIIRGGENVYPREIEEFLYTNPSILDVQVIGVPDEKYGEKVAACVQVREGDSLTTEEIRSFCEGKIAHHKIPEYIFIVDEYPMTASGKIQKYKLRELAVKWSEENKVV, from the coding sequence ATGTATTTAACGCAAACAATTGGTCAACTTTTGAAGGAGAAGTCAGAAAAGATTCCTAGCCAAGAAGCAGTTGTGTACAGCAAGGAAGGCATTCGCCATACATATGAATCATTTTACAATTTAACAGGACAAGTCGCTAAATCTTTAATGGCTATGGGCGTTCAAAAAGGGGATCATATCGCCGCTTGGTCCACAAACCGGTTTGAATGGTTATTGTTACAGTTTGGCTCAGCAAGAATGGGAGCAGTACTTGTGACGGTAAATACGAACTACCAACAGAGTGAGCTAGAATATTTATTAAAACAATCAGATACGACAACATTGTTTATGATGGATCGATTTAGAGATAGTTCATATGTTGAAATCGTCCGCTCAATCATAGGAGAAACGAAGAGTGATGGTAAAGTAGAATCAGATATATTGCCAAACTTAAAGCAGCTCGTATTCATGGAAGAAGGATCAGCGGATGGTTTCTTGGAATGGGAACACTTTCTTACACTTGGAGAAAATATATCAGACGAGGAGTTGAGTATTAGAGAAAGCAAATTGGACGTGCATGATGTTATTAACATGCAGTATACGAGTGGTACGACAGGTTTTCCGAAAGGTGTTATGTTAACGCACTATAACATCGTTAATAATGCTTTTCAGGTAGCGAATGCAATGAACCTATCTGAAGAGGATCGATTGTGTATTCCTGTCCCATTCTTCCATTGCTTTGGTTGTGTGCTAGGTACAATGGCGGCTGTGTCTGTTGGTGCGACAATGGTACCTATTGTGCAGTTCGACCCGGAGCTTGTACTTTGGACTGTTGAGAAAGAGCAGTGTACCGGCCTCCATGGTGTGCCGACAATGTTTATCTCAGAATTAAATCACGAATCTTTCGATGACTACGATCTATCCACATTAAGAACAGGGATTATGGCTGGATCGCCTTGTCCGATAGAAGTCATGAAAAAAGTGATCAACTTAATGGGGATGGATGAAATTACAATTGCTTATGGCCAGACGGAATCCTCTCCAGTTATCACACAGACTAGAACGGATGATCCACTTGAACGTAGAGTTGAGACAGTTGGTAAGAAGCATCCAATTGCTGAAGTGAAAATTGTAGATCCAGTCACAAATGATGAAGTTGAAGCTGGAGTGCAGGGGGAACTTTGTACGAGGGGATATCTCGTTATGAAGGGTTATTATAATATGCCAGAAGCAACATCGAAAGCGATCGATTCTGAGGGTTGGTTGCATACCGGTGATTTAGCAACAATGGATGAAGAAGGCTATGTGAAAATTACTGGGAGATTAAAAGATATGATCATTAGAGGAGGAGAAAACGTATATCCTCGTGAAATTGAGGAATTCCTTTATACGAATCCTTCTATTTTAGACGTGCAAGTAATTGGAGTGCCGGATGAAAAATATGGTGAAAAAGTCGCAGCTTGTGTACAAGTAAGAGAAGGAGATTCCTTGACGACAGAGGAGATTCGTTCTTTTTGTGAAGGGAAAATCGCTCATCACAAAATACCAGAATATATTTTCATCGTCGATGAGTACCCTATGACAGCCTCCGGAAAAATTCAAAAATATAAGTTACGTGAACTGGCGGTAAAATGGTCAGAGGAGAATAAGGTCGTTTGA
- a CDS encoding acyl-CoA dehydrogenase, producing MNFDLTDEQKMIWKMIREFADEEVAPGAEQRDKEKRFPVEIYKKLGELGLMGLPFPEEYGGGGADAVSFAIVVEELSRACGSAGITYSAHISLGGAPLHMFGTEEQKQKYLTPICTGESMGAFGLTEPNAGSDAGGTETTAVKDGDEWVINGSKCFITNASYAKNLALTAITDRDGGKKEITAFIVNTDSPGFKVVDNYEKLGLNSSNTTELILEDVRIPEENMLGKRGNGFRQFLMTLDGGRIGIGAMGVGIAQAAYEKALAYAQERKQFGQSLSKFQATQFKLADMAMKIELARTQVYKAAWLKDQGRKFAKEASMAKLYASEICMEVCTEAIQIHGGYGYMKDYHVERFYRDGRLLEIGEGTSEVQRMVIAREIGC from the coding sequence ATGAATTTCGATTTAACAGACGAGCAGAAAATGATTTGGAAGATGATTCGTGAATTCGCTGATGAGGAAGTTGCACCAGGAGCAGAGCAACGAGATAAGGAAAAGCGATTTCCAGTTGAGATCTATAAAAAGCTAGGAGAATTAGGTTTAATGGGACTGCCATTCCCCGAAGAATACGGCGGAGGGGGCGCAGATGCAGTTAGCTTCGCAATTGTGGTAGAAGAATTAAGTAGAGCTTGTGGATCTGCAGGTATTACATATTCTGCACATATTTCCTTAGGTGGAGCACCTCTACATATGTTCGGTACAGAGGAACAAAAGCAAAAATATTTAACGCCAATCTGTACGGGTGAGTCGATGGGTGCTTTTGGTCTCACGGAACCGAACGCTGGCTCAGATGCGGGTGGAACTGAAACAACAGCTGTCAAAGACGGTGATGAGTGGGTCATTAATGGAAGTAAATGTTTCATTACAAATGCAAGCTATGCTAAGAATTTAGCACTTACTGCTATAACTGACCGTGATGGAGGTAAGAAAGAAATCACTGCCTTCATCGTAAACACTGATTCACCTGGATTTAAAGTCGTCGATAACTATGAAAAGCTTGGTTTGAATTCTTCTAATACTACAGAACTCATTTTAGAAGACGTACGTATTCCAGAAGAAAACATGCTTGGAAAACGCGGTAATGGCTTCAGACAGTTCTTAATGACGCTAGACGGCGGAAGAATTGGTATTGGAGCAATGGGAGTCGGTATTGCTCAAGCAGCCTATGAAAAGGCATTAGCTTACGCACAAGAGAGAAAACAATTCGGACAGTCACTATCTAAATTCCAAGCAACACAATTCAAGCTTGCAGATATGGCTATGAAAATTGAATTAGCAAGAACACAAGTATATAAGGCAGCATGGTTAAAAGACCAAGGTAGAAAATTTGCGAAAGAAGCTTCTATGGCTAAACTTTATGCATCTGAGATCTGTATGGAAGTATGTACAGAAGCGATCCAAATTCATGGAGGTTATGGTTACATGAAAGATTATCACGTTGAAAGATTCTATCGTGATGGTCGCCTTTTAGAAATCGGAGAAGGTACTTCGGAAGTACAAAGAATGGTTATCGCAAGAGAAATTGGTTGCTAA
- the rpoD gene encoding RNA polymerase sigma factor RpoD, giving the protein MAEKPNRQEAEGELTIDQVKEQLVELGKKRGVLTYNEITNKLAPFEQDSDQMDVFYEYLGDQGVEIVEDEEGDDPNIQEVVKSGDDEFDLNDLSVPPGVKINDPVRMYLKEIGRVDLLSADDEISLAQRIEQGDEEAKRRLAEANLRLVVSIAKRYVGRGMLFLDLIQEGNMGLIKAVEKFDYRKGYKFSTYATWWIRQAITRAIADQARTIRIPVHMVETINKLIRVQRQLLQDIGREPTPEEIGNEMELTPEKVREILKIAQEPVSLETPIGEEDDSHLGDFIEDQDALAPSDAAAYELLKEQLEDVLDTLTDREENVLRLRFGLDDGRTRTLEEVGKVFGVTRERIRQIEAKALRKLRHPSRSKRLKDFLE; this is encoded by the coding sequence ATGGCTGAGAAACCTAATCGTCAAGAAGCGGAAGGTGAATTGACCATCGATCAAGTAAAAGAACAATTAGTTGAACTCGGAAAGAAAAGAGGCGTTCTCACTTATAATGAAATAACTAATAAACTTGCACCATTTGAACAAGATTCTGATCAAATGGATGTATTTTATGAGTATTTGGGTGATCAAGGTGTTGAGATCGTTGAAGATGAGGAAGGCGATGACCCAAACATTCAAGAGGTAGTTAAAAGTGGGGATGACGAGTTTGACTTAAACGATTTAAGCGTACCTCCTGGTGTAAAAATCAATGACCCAGTCCGTATGTATTTGAAAGAAATTGGTCGGGTTGATTTATTATCCGCTGATGATGAAATAAGTCTTGCTCAAAGGATCGAACAAGGTGATGAGGAAGCAAAACGTCGTTTAGCTGAAGCTAACTTACGACTCGTAGTCAGTATTGCGAAGCGTTATGTAGGTAGAGGTATGTTGTTCTTAGACTTGATTCAAGAAGGAAATATGGGATTAATTAAAGCGGTAGAGAAATTTGACTATCGTAAAGGATACAAATTCAGTACGTATGCAACATGGTGGATTAGACAGGCGATTACTCGTGCGATAGCTGACCAAGCGCGTACAATTCGTATTCCAGTTCACATGGTTGAAACGATTAATAAGCTTATTCGTGTACAACGACAGCTTTTACAAGATATCGGTAGAGAACCAACTCCTGAAGAAATCGGAAACGAAATGGAACTTACTCCAGAAAAGGTTAGAGAAATTCTCAAAATTGCTCAAGAGCCCGTTTCACTTGAGACGCCAATCGGTGAAGAAGATGATTCACACCTTGGAGATTTCATCGAAGACCAGGATGCTCTAGCGCCGTCAGATGCAGCTGCTTATGAATTGTTGAAAGAGCAGCTAGAAGATGTACTCGATACATTAACAGATCGAGAAGAGAATGTTCTTCGACTCCGCTTTGGATTAGACGACGGGCGAACACGCACTCTTGAAGAAGTAGGAAAAGTGTTCGGAGTAACCCGTGAACGAATTCGTCAAATAGAAGCAAAAGCACTTCGTAAGCTTCGCCATCCAAGCCGTAGCAAACGGTTAAAAGATTTCTTAGAATAG